The sequence TGTGGCGGGCCCGGATGAACTCCATGTGGGTCCCTACCAGGGGTCCCTCGCCTGTCAGGTATTAAAAGGCCAGGGGGTTTGTCTGGCCTGCGCCACCAGTGGAAAGGCCATCGTGGTGCCCGATGTGCATACGTTCCCGGGGCATATTGCCTGTGATATTCGTTCTAAGAGTGAAATTGCCCTCCCGCTTAAAAAAGGAAACCAGGTCTTTGCGGTGCTTGATATCGATTCCGATAGGCTTGCCATGTTTGATGAAGATGATGTAGCTCCTCTCCAAAAACTGGTGGATCTTCTTATCCCTTTGATACCCTGAAAGAGGGGGAGCAGAGCAATGTTCCTAGGAGAAGCCCCTTTGTTTGTTAAAAAGTCAGAAGCCCTTGCCGAGGGTCTCTTATCTGGGCAGGGGGGAGTCGAATTCCTCACAGACCG comes from Treponema sp. J25 and encodes:
- a CDS encoding GAF domain-containing protein → MVDARRMDTYVQIYELSESLIKDTSPDLIAGMATLVALLHTNLPHHFWTGFYFVAGPDELHVGPYQGSLACQVLKGQGVCLACATSGKAIVVPDVHTFPGHIACDIRSKSEIALPLKKGNQVFAVLDIDSDRLAMFDEDDVAPLQKLVDLLIPLIP